The candidate division KSB1 bacterium genome includes a region encoding these proteins:
- a CDS encoding T9SS type A sorting domain-containing protein, whose product MKKILLLSLLLIIGSGLYAVDFSIKIDAERDEWYNTLTGPENGWIHIPYTANNDNSGWGQHDDEYDLSANFWCAWDDTYFYFYEEVWDDYVVCDNGTNWANDCLEIKFDPDPLMGPPKSGSGVFAIRLTAFDSTEATGPLSGVDNMYPEGNSNIAGFRYVPGEDYARKETPLGYNVEGRLPWEHIYYSQDNRGPVQPGVGNIFGMAIMNHENDGTGGRYGSIEWASHMRDAVWNNVNYHGTMTFLEDHKFNMSTMNSITGIDTNSIDYRPTGTKVAELLKPVKYELKQNYPNPFNPSTTIEYSLPQQAWVTVKVYDLRGTEVATLVNEMKAPGSYSVVFNAGELPNGIYLYRINNGSQILTKKMMLIK is encoded by the coding sequence CTACTACTTAGTCTGCTTTTGATTATCGGCAGCGGACTGTATGCCGTTGATTTCAGCATCAAGATCGATGCGGAGCGGGATGAATGGTACAATACTCTTACGGGACCGGAGAACGGCTGGATCCATATTCCGTATACGGCAAACAACGACAACAGCGGCTGGGGGCAGCACGACGATGAATACGACCTGTCCGCTAATTTTTGGTGCGCTTGGGATGACACCTACTTTTATTTCTACGAAGAAGTATGGGACGATTATGTCGTTTGCGACAACGGTACGAACTGGGCGAACGACTGCTTGGAGATCAAATTCGATCCGGATCCCTTGATGGGCCCGCCGAAATCCGGCAGCGGCGTCTTTGCAATCCGCTTGACGGCTTTCGACAGCACCGAGGCGACCGGACCGCTTTCGGGTGTCGACAATATGTATCCCGAAGGCAATTCGAACATCGCCGGCTTTCGATATGTGCCCGGTGAAGATTATGCCCGTAAGGAGACTCCATTGGGCTACAACGTCGAAGGCCGCCTACCTTGGGAGCATATCTATTACTCGCAGGACAATCGCGGTCCCGTTCAGCCGGGTGTCGGCAATATCTTCGGCATGGCAATCATGAACCATGAAAACGACGGCACCGGCGGCCGCTACGGCTCGATCGAATGGGCTTCGCATATGCGGGATGCTGTTTGGAATAATGTAAATTATCACGGTACGATGACGTTCTTGGAAGATCACAAGTTCAACATGTCGACCATGAACAGCATCACCGGCATCGATACCAACAGCATTGACTATCGTCCCACCGGGACCAAAGTTGCGGAACTGCTCAAACCGGTCAAGTACGAGCTTAAACAGAACTATCCCAACCCGTTCAATCCCTCGACCACTATCGAGTACTCGTTGCCGCAGCAGGCGTGGGTGACGGTAAAGGTCTATGATCTGCGCGGAACCGAAGTGGCCACGCTCGTCAATGAGATGAAGGCTCCGGGGAGCTATTCGGTTGTCTTTAATGCCGGCGAGCTGCCCAACGGCATTTATCTCTACCGTATCAACAACGGTTCCCAGATCTTGACCAAGAAGATGATGCTGATCAAGTAA